A window of the Polaribacter batillariae genome harbors these coding sequences:
- a CDS encoding gamma carbonic anhydrase family protein, protein MPIIKAVNGKYPQIPEDCFVAENATILGEVFLGKECSIWYNAVIRGDVHYIKIGHKVNIQDGAVIHATYQKSPTNIGNNVSIGHNAIVHGCTIHDNVLVGMGSIIMDDCVVESNSIIAAGAVVTKNTHVKSGSIYAGVPAKKVKDISQELISGEINRIANNYVKYSSWFKE, encoded by the coding sequence ATGCCCATCATAAAAGCTGTAAACGGAAAATATCCACAAATACCAGAAGACTGTTTTGTGGCAGAAAATGCTACAATTCTTGGCGAAGTTTTTCTAGGAAAAGAATGTTCTATTTGGTACAATGCTGTAATTCGTGGCGATGTTCATTATATAAAAATTGGCCATAAGGTAAACATTCAAGATGGTGCTGTAATTCATGCAACATATCAAAAATCGCCAACCAACATTGGCAATAATGTTTCTATAGGACACAATGCAATTGTGCACGGTTGTACAATTCACGATAATGTTTTGGTAGGCATGGGATCTATTATTATGGACGATTGTGTGGTAGAATCGAACTCGATTATTGCTGCAGGAGCAGTTGTTACCAAAAATACGCATGTAAAAAGTGGTAGCATTTATGCAGGAGTTCCTGCCAAAAAAGTAAAAGATATTTCACAAGAACTCATTTCTGGAGAAATTAATAGAATTGCCAATAACTATGTAAAATATTCAAGCTGGTTTAAGGAGTAA